In Argopecten irradians isolate NY chromosome 11, Ai_NY, whole genome shotgun sequence, one DNA window encodes the following:
- the LOC138334706 gene encoding uncharacterized protein isoform X1, whose protein sequence is MRMCHVTCVPVRAPVRSLCSHSRTGQRRVDIVIHCYLHVFTTLRQIKVADTFSSNVVFYTSFRSLVDRVVTSLAVVVSRGLSLAEAVVVFATCCCRGEVFPVPAADQPSSSSVVPAVPVPASPAPIRRSGRATRRPAWHKDYVM, encoded by the exons ATGCGAATGTGTCACGTGACTTGTGTACCTGTTCGTGCACCTGTACGTTCTTTATGTTCGCATTCACGCACTGGACAGAGACGGGTGGACATCGTTATTCATTgctatctacatgtatttaccaCACTTAGACAGATTAAAGTGGCGGACACGTTCTCTTCAAAC GTTGTGTTTTACACTTCCTTCCGCAGTTTGGTTGACCGCGTTGTGACTTCGCTCGCAGTGGTGGTTAGCCGTGGCCTTTCTCTGGCGGAGGCTGTG GTTGTGTTCGCTACCTGCTGCTGCCGAGGAGAGGTTTTCCCTGTCCCTGCTGCTGACCAGCCTAGCTCCAGCTCTGTTGTCCCCGCAGTACCAGTCCCAGCATCACCGGCTCCTATCCGCAGATCTGGTCGTGCCACCCGCAGACCAGCTTGGCATAAGGACTACGTgatgtga
- the LOC138334706 gene encoding uncharacterized protein isoform X2, producing MELFVALFLALEVILQCLGKFVYCGKVVFYTSFRSLVDRVVTSLAVVVSRGLSLAEAVVVFATCCCRGEVFPVPAADQPSSSSVVPAVPVPASPAPIRRSGRATRRPAWHKDYVM from the exons ATGGAACTCTTCGTTGCGCTCTTCCTGGCATTGGAGGTGATCCTTCAGTGTCTAGGCAAGTTTGTGTACTGTGGTAAG GTTGTGTTTTACACTTCCTTCCGCAGTTTGGTTGACCGCGTTGTGACTTCGCTCGCAGTGGTGGTTAGCCGTGGCCTTTCTCTGGCGGAGGCTGTG GTTGTGTTCGCTACCTGCTGCTGCCGAGGAGAGGTTTTCCCTGTCCCTGCTGCTGACCAGCCTAGCTCCAGCTCTGTTGTCCCCGCAGTACCAGTCCCAGCATCACCGGCTCCTATCCGCAGATCTGGTCGTGCCACCCGCAGACCAGCTTGGCATAAGGACTACGTgatgtga